The genomic stretch tAAACCGCTCATTCCATACCTTGAGAGACTTTCTAAGTCCAAGACCGAGGGTCATTTAAAAAAGTTTGCGGAGCTCATGAAGCAGTCCCACATTACTATTCCCTTTTTCTGAGGTCATTACCCTAATTCCTTCATACACTAAGTTCCTTAAAGAGATCTTATCTAATAAAAGGATACTTGATGATGACAGTACATTGGCGCTCACTGAGGAGTGCAGTTCCATTATACAAAATAATATGCCACCTAAACTGAAGGATCTAGGGAGCTTTTCAATTCCATGTGTGATCGGAAAGTTCGTCATCGATAAGGCCTTATGTGATTTATGAGCTAGTGTTAGCTTGATGCCTCTCTCGATTAGTGAGAGGCTGAATTTAGGTGATTTAAAACCAACCAAAATGTCCCTTCAGCTGACTGACCAATTAGTCAAGTACCTCGTAGGCATACTAGAAGACATTCTAATTAGAATCGGGTAGTTGTACATTCCTACAGACTTTATAGTgatggacatcaaagaagactCCAATATTTCGATCTTATTAGGAAGACCTTTCTTAGCCACAGCTAGTGCTATAATTGATGTGAAAAGAGGAAAACTTACTTTTGAGGTTAGTGAGGAGAAGATTGAGTTTATTCTATCTCAGTTTATGAAAGTTGTTGTTATGGATGATACATGTTGTTTTGTGGACATCATTGATGAATCTTTGAAAGAGATGTCATTAGAGGCACCACCCGTTGAAGCGTTGGTTGCGCCTATGACACTGAAAGTTGAAGATCCCTAAGTTGAATTACTATTAGATGAAGGTTTAGAAGAGTGTCTCTCCCTTACTCCCAATCCGATGCCCGACATAGAGTATCCTAAAGTAGAGCTTAAGGAGCTACCTGAGAGCCTTATATATGAATTTCTAGATACTGAACTAAGCCGCCCTATCATTGTTAATGCCAACCTGGGTATATAAGAGGTTGATTTCCTTGTTGTGTTAAAGAGATATCCTGAGGCATTAGGATACACCATAAATGACCTCAGGGGAAATAGCCCATATGTGTGTATGCACCAAATTATGCTTGAAGAGGATTCTAAAACCTCTTGAGAGCACCAGAGACGGCTGAACCCCAACATGAGTGAGGTTGTCAAGAAGGAAGTTATGAAACTTCTTGATGTTAGGATAATTTATTCTATATCAGATAGCAAGTGGGTAAGTCTGATACACGTGGTACCGAAGAAACGTGGTGTGACAGTAGTGAAGAATGAGAAAGGAGATTCTTTGGCTACACGCACGGTAACAGGTTGGCGGGTGTATATTGATTATAGGAAGCTAAACAAATCCACTAGGAAATATCACTTACCCCTCCTGTTTATTGACCAGATGCTTGAGTGCCTAGTTAGGCACTCGCATTTCTATTACTTGGATGGGTATTCGGGATATTTCCAAATCCTGATACACCTAAACGATCAAGAAAATActaccttcacatgcccttatggcACTTTTGCTTATCGGTAGATGTCGTTTGGGTTGTGTAACGCTCCAGCCACATTTCAGAGATGCATGATGGCCACCTTTGCAGACTTTATCGAGGACATAAgggaagtatttatggatgacttttccgtgTGTGGATCGAGTTTCGAGAATTGTTTAGTGAATTTAGAGAAGGTACTTGAGAGATATGTTAAGGTGAATCTTGTTTTAAATCTTGCATTTTCTTTAGTATGTTACTAGTTAACATAACTTTGCAACCTGATACACTTTAGCTTTGCAACATTTTTCAAATTGGTGTTGTTGATGTCTTGCAACTTGTTGCTGTTGCATTCTCCCTCTGTGATCATGACCAAGAGTGTGTTATCATCATCGAATTCTTGCCTTGTAACTCTAGCTTCAtctttttgagatttttttctttttggaaTTGTATTCTCTTGGAAAATGCTCAAGCTTTTGACAAATATAGCATTGCACACTGCTTTTGTCAACCATTCTTCTTCCACTTCTACCTTATAGATTTCCACCTCTAGAGTTGTTTGATCCAGCAGCCCTATTGCTATTGTTTTTACCCTTTTGGAATATTGAATTCTTAGAACTTTGAGACTTTATTCCACCAAAATTCTGAAAGTTCCTTCTAACTTTGCTCATGGGATACTTTCCTTTCGACTTCTCGTCTCTCATTGAAACAGGCTTGCAAAGCGATCTCTGTCTTTTCCTTATCAACATTCATTTCCTCCATTTTTTTACTCATGGACCTCAAAAGAGTTTTGTAGCTCCTCTTTGTTCATCGTCACAAGATTCTTTGATTCCTCAATCGCAACAACTATGTTATCAAATCTTGACATCAAAGAGCGCAAGATTTTCGCGCCAACATATTACTTCGCAATCATTTCTCCACATGTTTTTACTTGGTTCACCAACCGAGTAATTCTCTTCGTAAAATTGTGGATGGCCTCCTTCTCCTTCATTTGAATCAACTAAAACTGATGTgtgtgagtttgtaacctcacgATCTTTGCCTTGTCAGACCCTAGGTATGCCTTCTCCAAGATTTCTCCCACTTGGTTCGATGATTCGCAATCGCCAACTTTCTCAAATTTATTTGTATCAACGCATTGTTGGATTAAAAACAACGCTTTTAAatatttcttcttttcttccTTACGTGATACTCATTATGCATTCGTTGCACCTTCAATAAGAAGATTCATATTGTTCTTTATCACATCAAGAACATTTTTGTAGCCAAACAATACATTTATTTGTTTGCATCATTTGTCGTAATTCTTCGTATCAAATATATGTAGATTTACAAGAATTCTTTCATTGAAGACAATAGTCATTATTCAACATTAAATTTATGTTTGACATTTATAAGGGATATAACTGATTGAGATGAAAGTTCAACCTGTTCCATTTTAAATTACCTTTTTCTCTAAAGAAATTTTAAATGTTTACTGCATACGTGACCATTACTTAAGCTACCTACTTTTTTTCTCTAGCAGGTTTTGCCATAATTATATATTTCAATCACATCCAACTACCCTCGATAATACTATGTATACAACAATAAATAATCAACACCCAACTACTAAAAATCTGGATATATAATGTATGTATATACTACATAATTATTATTGCCAAAAACTTAGAGACATATCTTCTACTCTAGCATAGGAAGTTGTGATATCCGAAGTCCCAAAACAATGAGTGCAATTTGCAACATACTAAATGTAGTATTGCCCCCATTGTCACTGATTATACTCCCTATCATTATGCTACCTTATATTTTCTTCAAATTGCTTATTCATGGAAAAAACTTGGTGTACAAAGAAAACATGGCAAGAAAAGTAGTACTAATCACAGGGGCAGCCTCAGGAATTGGGGAGGTACATATAATATATTTACTCTAATTTAGTTTCATTATGAATGTTAATATTTTTAATGTTGCTAATAAAACCTTGTTACTTCATTAAAAAGCAATTAGCTTATGAATATGCTAGACGAGGAGCAAGGTTGTCCCTTGTTGACATTAGAAAGGAGAATCTTGTAGCAGTGGCTGAAATGGCAAGATCTCTTGGTTCTCCTGATGTTATCTTCATCGGCGCAGATGTTTCCGACGCTGAAGAAAGTAAACGATTTGTCGATGAAACAATTGACCACTTTAAACAACGTACGCTAGTTTTTACTTTCGAATAAATTATGAAAGATCGTTATCTGATTTTACTTACCTCCTTGATCGAATTTATGTGTTTCATGCAGTGGATCATCTAGTCAATAATGCTGGAATTACAATTCCAGGGTTGATAGAGGATTGTTCTGATATTACTAAATACAGTCCAATTATAGTAAGCTATTGATTCTGCTTCATGTGTTTTGAAAAACTAATTAAGTCTTTTTTTGAAATTTATGAACAAAGAATCTATTATAGTAAGTTTTTATGACAGGATGTAAATTTCTGGGGAGCAGTTCATGGGACTTTACATGCAATTCCACATCTAAAAAAAAGTAAAGGAAGGATCATAGTGATTGCTTCAACTTGTGGATGGTTCCCTCTTCCAAGAACCAGTTTCTATAATGTAAAGTTACAcatcatttttattttacttttcaATTATTTAACCAATCAAATAATTTATGTATGGTTTGTTGGATGGTGTCAGGCTAGTAAGGCAGCATTAATAAGTTTCTTTGAGACATTAAGAGTTGAACTTGGTTGGTCTATTGGCATAACAATTGTCACACCAGGATTTATCAAAACAGAACTAGCATTGAAGGCTTATGAAAATACGGTTAGTCAGTTATAATGTTACACCTCCTTTAATTTAAATTTCAACCAATGCACTTTACTCTACCATGTGTtctaattcattttaattactgCAGACTTGTCTGAGAATAATTCCAATGGGGTCAGCATTTGATTGTGCCAAAGACATAGTGAAAAGTGCATGTAGAGGAGATATGTATGTGACAAATCCTTCATGGGTCAAAGTGTTGTTTCCTTTTAAGGTGTTTTATCCTGAGCTTGTGGATTGGGTCCAACAACACATCTTTGGGCCTTTGCCAAACCCTGCTTGTAAGAAAGGAAATAGTAAGACAGATTAAGATGTTATTTAGTGGAATTTGCAGACTTTATTTTGAGATTTGGACTTGCAAAGGTCTCTTTAATATGTGATTTTTATTGATTAACTCTATATATAAGTTTGTTTTGTGTGATCTCTTAAATTGTAGTAGAGATAAGTGTTTGAGAATGCAGTATAGACATTTCTACAATTGTTATCATCTAGACAATGGTAATAATTGAAATTATATAAGATGAATTTAGATTTCACCCCAATAATATTAAAAATAAGGAGTCTAATGCTAGGGGGCAAAAGTTAAGAAAtctatttataaaaaatttattttgaaaaaatcaataaaaaatttaattatatatttttattaaaatcagtaaataatttttaaaatattatttcTTCGTTTAGTTCTTAATTTGTGCCATAGTGCTCCTGGGACACAAATTAGCATTACCCTTTAAATAATTATATGATATTGGACTATAAATACTCCCTTTACCAAAAAAAAATCTTTCAAAGTCTGTTGAAATAATGTGTCTGTCGATGTCGGTATCTGACACTAACACCGACACTTATgattatatttaatttaatcattGGTGTCGGTGTTTAGTGAGAATGTGATAAGGAAAAGTATTACTCTCTTCGTTCTTTTTTAAGTATCACTTTTTTAAATGCATTTTTGTCAAAATTATCCCTAGGTAATTATTACagagagaaaaaataaaataaatgtaaTAAATAGTTAAGAGTATTATAGataaaagaagaattattgtttgaaaaataacaataataattagCTTTCTTGATACGTGTAAAAAGTATAAAAAAATGACCCAGAAACGGATTGAGTACTAATCATAGTGGCCTCGTCTGGCATAGGCTAGGCTAGGCTAAATAAACCATTTGAATAATATATAACTAAATAGAATTTGGTTTCTCTTTGTTTTGCAAATTAAGCATTTGGCATATGAGTAAGGTAAGAGAGGAGCACGCCAAGCTCTAGTTGCCATAAGAAAGAATCGACTCAAAGAGGTTGCTGGCAATAGCTCTCGTCTAGATGGTTGCCTGCACCAAGAATTATGTTCTACAATGCAATACACAAAGCCTCGTCACTACGCTAATTAGATTAGCTTTCGCTACTAAGTAGTATATATTTTGTTGTGTCAGTAACCAGTAGCCAATTTATAGCTTTCAAAATCCATCAGGCAAGCAAAGCATCAGTGATAAGCTTGTATGAGAGTCTAAGAACTGAACTGGGAAAGGACATAGGAATACCTATAGTTACACCAGGGTTGATATAATCAGAAATGACCCAAAGGAAATGGTTCTTGACCCAAGAAATGAGAGATGTACGCTAGCTTTATTTTGCACAAGGGAAATATTTGGTTTTTCATAGTGTTTATGAGTTTTATACTATTTTTGGGGATCAACACTTCAACTTAGTTTGGTGCCTATAAGATCAGTCACAGAAGCTGCCAAAGCAATTGTGAATAGCGCATACCGTGGATACTCGTACCTGACAGAACCAGCATGGATCGGGACTACCTTCTACTGGAAGGTGTTTTGCCCAGAAGTATTGGGCTTCTAAACCATTGGCTGCTACTCTCTGGGACTTCAGTAAGGGAAACAAGAAGAAAAAACTTGTAATGTGCAGCATGAAGTGTCTTATGACTCATAAACATAGCAGCGTCCTAAAAATGACGTTATGTTCTTCTCATTCTTTCCTACTCTTTCAACTATGGTTTTTTTTTACCTTTCTTGCTTCAACTGTTTCATAGTAATGGCTAAATATTTAGTGAAGGAAAATATTTCAGCTATCCACAAGTACAATTACAAACTGAAACTGCAATACCAAGTCTCTTATAATCAAAGTGAAAGAAGAGAAACACTTGTTGATCTTGTCTTGGACAAACatgaaaagaaataaaatgattGATATTTTTTTAACTAAGCAAGTAATATATATTTTTGTATGTATAGTTTTTATTTGGGATGTGGGCTATGAAGATCTAATATGGACACTAACACTgtaataattttttaaaaaattaataaattaagTATAGTAATGTGTTGGTGTTGTGTCGTGTGACACTGATGCATATCGAATATCAGACACACCTTGTTCAAAGGTGTAGGTTCTACAGAGGTTGTGAGATGAGTATTTCTTGTGAAAGAAACTTGAATTTCCTTGGGTTGTGATCATTTCCATGGGTGGGTTGTCATCATGCAAGTATTTCTCCTAAAAGAAACTTATGAAATCTCTACTGGAATTGTTCATACATAAAGGGAAAGAGGCTTAGAAAGATACCATTGGTTAATATATCAAAAATGTTGTAAAATTATTTTCTATAATATTCAAAAATATATCATCTTTAATAAATATTTTATCTCTCCCCATCATAATTTTTCATTTTAAGAGTGACATTTactcaaaataaaataaacacatttgaaaataaaaaatgtttCAAATTTAACGATTACTAAGATGATGAATCAGACATTCTACATGCTAAACTGAGTCGGTTGAATTGTGGTTTGACTGATTTTtattttacaatttttttttacTTTAATACTTTTTTTATTGAATTGCTACCAACACTTACTTTCTAACAATTGAGTAACAATTGTGAGTCTCACACCATTGTATGTGGGGTCAGTTTTCAATATGGTGAGATTTATATGAATTTTACTCAATAATAATGTAAAAAAGAAAAGTGTCAAAATAAGTAATATTAACACTTTTTTTATTTATGACTTAGAAATCTCATTGATTGGATCTCCAATCAGATTTTTAAAACATAAGAAAATATGTAACCAAACTCTGAAAATCTAATGAGCTAAAAAGTAGCAAAGCTAAAATCACTTATAAAAATTTACATTTTAAATTAAATTACTAAATCATTTGTTACATGCATTCACTAAGTGCACCACCATCAACATAAACATGATACATGCATTCACTAAATGCACCACCCCCAAAAATGATATACTGGGTAACCTGATATCAAAGGGAGTGTCATACCTTGTTTTGATGAAATTGGACACCACATTTGATAAATGACTTCCTCTCATCGATAGGTCGACTTTGAACCTTCACCTCAGGCCAGATGGCAGAACCACGCTATCTCATACAGCCACATTTCTAATATGCAAGGGCTGCAATGGCATCTTGCCACTCACATTGTGTTGCATGTAACAATTTTGAGCCCAACTCTGTTCCATCCTAATTAGGAAACGTTAGCCATTCAGAAAATTATGGGGATAAAACGATTGCGTCTGAAGGAAAATGTTTTAGAGCTTGTGCAGGGGGAAGAGACTTGAGCCTTCTTAGAAGGGACCACGCGTCAGATTTAGGACAGCCTTGACTCATTTCTAGAGCTAGTGGAAGAGAAAGTTTTCTATTTAATTCCACAAGCATTACTCCCTACAGATTGAAGAAACAACTATTAATATGCATACAAATTGCAGGAATCTGCCATATAGAAATAAAGATTTGTATTACCTCAAAGTTTGCTAAGAAAGCTTGAAATTTGCGCATAGTCTCCTTCATGTTCTGGACTATATTCGTGTCAGAAGAAGAAAGAGCTGCAGTGACCTCCACAGGAGAATAACCAATTCCTTTCTGTACAACCTAAAATATTTTATCATTGATCAGTTTGGTACGGCGGGAAGATAAAGCTCCCATATTAAAAGCTTATGTTTTAGAACAAACTTACATCATGATCAATGAGGATTTCAGAAATAAGACTACCGTCATCTACATATGCCTGAAGCTCGTAGGTTGTCCTTTTCTTATACTGGAATCCTTTAACACCGGTCAGAAAGCACTACAAAAAAAAATAATACGTTTATAATATTGAAAAATAGAGATTACAGAAACTAAGATGCATCAACTACGACATGCTACATAATGAAAATTCCATCCACGGACCAATATCACCATAGAATAGCAATCAATGCCTGATACTCTCAACATTCATAATATGAAGCTTTATATGTAGAGGAGAGAACACAACACGTGGATTCAGCTCAAAAAACTTTTGGCAACTTCGTAGTAAAACGTGTTTGAACTTTTAACATCATCACTATAAAACATGTTGGTAGGTAGCCTATTCTAACAACTTGTATTGGTTAATGAGTCCATAAAAGCAATTTGAATACTGATACTAACATATCACGAGAGCTAAAATCACTACCCAAAGAAAGAACATTGGACAGTTTAAACTCCTTACCTTAATTTTACCCTGAACCAGAGAATCTGTCTCCTTCATTGCAGCCCACTTGGCTGACAAACTAGCTAAGTATGTGAAGGGAACTTCAGGGTCTCCAGACAGTATGAGCGGATTGTCACTGACATCATCCATCAAGATATCTTCATAGTTAAAACCAGTGGATGAAGATCCATTCAGAGGAGTATTATCTGTGACTACAGGATTTCTGTCCCTGTCTATATCCACAATTTCAGAAACAGGAGGGCGCTCAGTAGTCACAGAACTTGCTACATGAACAGTGTCTTCATGTACCGCTGCAACATTCGAGTTCGTGTGAGAAGATTGGTTGCCAATAGAGTTTTCCCTGAAAATATTAGCAGTATCTATATGCATCTCCTCAGCTATTGAAGAAGTCCGGTTAGCCATTGAACTATGATGGGACACAGGATTGGTACCCCGCTGCATATCAATATTCATTGGCTGCACATTTGAATCAATGTGAGGTATTGAATTAGAAGTAGCATTGCGTGCATCCATAGGTGAAGTATGTTCAGTTGCTATTCTAGCACCCCGCTGGCCCGGCGTATCAATATTCATTCGCTCCACGTTTGGCTGCACATTTGAAACCATGTGAGGTATTGAATTAGAAGTAGCAATTTGTGCATCCGTAGGTGAAGCATGTTCAGTTGCTAATCTGGCACCCCGCTGGCCAGGCGAATCAATATTCATCCGCTCCACGTTTGAAACCATGTATGGTATTGAATTGGAAGTAGCATTTCGTGCACCCATGGGTGTAGTATATTCAGTTGTAATGCTGGCACCCTGCTGGCGCCGCATGTCAACATTTGTTCGCTCCACGTTTGAAACCATGTGGGGTATTGAATTGGAAGTAGAATTCTGTGCATTCATGCGCGAAGAGTCTTCAGTTGTTAAGTTGTTACGAGTGCCAGGAATGCTATGGCCAGTACCTGATGTAAAACACGTGCATAAAAAACAGAAAAGATCAGAGTCCAGAATGCTAAGACTGAGGTTGGTTACATCATATGTATATACACATTTGCTCACACAAGCATTTATGCATTCCAATCTATAACATAAAGACTGACCTTGGTTGTTTGCCTGGACAGTATCAGTACTGCGTAATGTTGAGCCACTGTGACTGGGATCATCAACTCTACTTGGAGGCCATGCGGCAAGAGTCGCTCGGACAGATAAAGGGGGAAGCACCCCATCTCTGGTTCTGCATTAGGATAACAAAGATTAACTAAGCAAAGTTTACCTATATACAGCAAAATTACAGATTATAATAGTATAAACCAACAAGAAACATAGAAACAACAAGAAGGTTTACGCAAATTTAGCTTCCATATTAAAATATAACTTTCATGGTTTGTACCAATATAAATACAATTGGAATAATTAATTTGTACCTTTTTCCCCTAGCTGGCTTATTTAGTTCATCAACCAGCCGCTTTCGAGCTGCATCCAGCTCCTCAACAAATCCCCCCAATACTTGAATAGTCTCAGGAACCAGCATCAAAAGCCCATGGCGCACTTGTACGTTAGAGATTGCTACCTACGAGTACAATAGAACCCTCAAGTTCACCCTTACTCGTGAAGAATAGCAAATATATAATGTGTGTCAGGCATCAATAGCAGATGAAAGTGACAAACGAAGAGAAGGCCCCCCAGATGATTAAAAATAAGAATGAACCGTTGCTTATTTGATTGAGCACTTTACCCAGATGCATTAGTTATATCCACCAAAAGTAATACATCCAAATCAGAATTGTTACAAAATGATCTAATCATAACAAAATATGCAAGAAATAATCCAATAAGAGCAAGTTTAAATGTAGAGGACAACTTATTTCTTGAGGCCAAATAAAATAATTATGAGCATGTATGTATGTGTATTCAGATGAAAAGAAAGGATGACTTGTGGCATCAAAGAAACCTTTAAACCAGAAGATGCACAAACTTCAAGATCTTTAATAGGCCGGTACTCCATTCCAAAAACTCTCTGAATACCATCAGTCATTGACAACTTCAGGCACCTTTTAAGGCATGGAGGAGCTTGTTGATATCTGCTTCGTAGAGGACAAGTGATATTGAGAATCTCATCAACCTGCCAATGCATTTGGGTATAAAGTCTTCAAGTTCCGCAAACAAAATTGATCGCAATTAACGACACGCAGAAAATACATCAGCAACAATCTAAGAAAAAAATTCTTAGCCCAATGTCCATCATATGTGAACTTAATTTGGATACCAACACCCTAAAATACTATATATTCTGATAAAGGAATgttcaaattcaaattattttcgGTAACCAAAATGCACACCACTAACAAAATTGAATAATGCAATCATTTAGTTAATCTTTTTTTTCCAAATATCAAGATATAGTATAAAGTAAACCTAAAAGTTCGTCTTTGATACTTTTGGCAACTGCAACATTAGTCCTTGAGAATGTAAATATTATGAAGTTGAGATTCACACTCAAACTAACATTAGTAACCGGTGGAGTACAATTCAACAAAAATGTGCCAATGAAGTGAGAAAACCTAAATAATTCTAATA from Lathyrus oleraceus cultivar Zhongwan6 chromosome 7, CAAS_Psat_ZW6_1.0, whole genome shotgun sequence encodes the following:
- the LOC127107970 gene encoding 11-beta-hydroxysteroid dehydrogenase 1A produces the protein MSAICNILNVVLPPLSLIILPIIMLPYIFFKLLIHGKNLVYKENMARKVVLITGAASGIGEQLAYEYARRGARLSLVDIRKENLVAVAEMARSLGSPDVIFIGADVSDAEESKRFVDETIDHFKQLDHLVNNAGITIPGLIEDCSDITKYSPIIDVNFWGAVHGTLHAIPHLKKSKGRIIVIASTCGWFPLPRTSFYNASKAALISFFETLRVELGWSIGITIVTPGFIKTELALKAYENTTCLRIIPMGSAFDCAKDIVKSACRGDMYVTNPSWVKVLFPFKVFYPELVDWVQQHIFGPLPNPACKKGNSKTD
- the LOC127107969 gene encoding recQ-mediated genome instability protein 1 isoform X1; protein product: MHIRRLRLDDDEDAADTVEPQPQPRTSPQQTQTSPNFPSEPVVISDDDLIDIPDDPFLPNPPPPVPEPQASDCPVNDFLRRLGFCLKRDSLADCLRELGGSVNGFQGFDVARKAKLCFEQFLFSDLNFCGSGVLPPNVESMHLDVLPGPYVLQVDEILNITCPLRSRYQQAPPCLKRCLKLSMTDGIQRVFGMEYRPIKDLEVCASSGLKVAISNVQVRHGLLMLVPETIQVLGGFVEELDAARKRLVDELNKPARGKRTRDGVLPPLSVRATLAAWPPSRVDDPSHSGSTLRSTDTVQANNQGTGHSIPGTRNNLTTEDSSRMNAQNSTSNSIPHMVSNVERTNVDMRRQQGASITTEYTTPMGARNATSNSIPYMVSNVERMNIDSPGQRGARLATEHASPTDAQIATSNSIPHMVSNVQPNVERMNIDTPGQRGARIATEHTSPMDARNATSNSIPHIDSNVQPMNIDMQRGTNPVSHHSSMANRTSSIAEEMHIDTANIFRENSIGNQSSHTNSNVAAVHEDTVHVASSVTTERPPVSEIVDIDRDRNPVVTDNTPLNGSSSTGFNYEDILMDDVSDNPLILSGDPEVPFTYLASLSAKWAAMKETDSLVQGKIKCFLTGVKGFQYKKRTTYELQAYVDDGSLISEILIDHDVVQKGIGYSPVEVTAALSSSDTNIVQNMKETMRKFQAFLANFEGVMLVELNRKLSLPLALEMSQGCPKSDAWSLLRRLKSLPPAQALKHFPSDAIVLSP
- the LOC127107969 gene encoding recQ-mediated genome instability protein 1 isoform X2, giving the protein MLLEKPNSVSSSFCFLISISVVAACSRLMWNPCISMFFQVDEILNITCPLRSRYQQAPPCLKRCLKLSMTDGIQRVFGMEYRPIKDLEVCASSGLKVAISNVQVRHGLLMLVPETIQVLGGFVEELDAARKRLVDELNKPARGKRTRDGVLPPLSVRATLAAWPPSRVDDPSHSGSTLRSTDTVQANNQGTGHSIPGTRNNLTTEDSSRMNAQNSTSNSIPHMVSNVERTNVDMRRQQGASITTEYTTPMGARNATSNSIPYMVSNVERMNIDSPGQRGARLATEHASPTDAQIATSNSIPHMVSNVQPNVERMNIDTPGQRGARIATEHTSPMDARNATSNSIPHIDSNVQPMNIDMQRGTNPVSHHSSMANRTSSIAEEMHIDTANIFRENSIGNQSSHTNSNVAAVHEDTVHVASSVTTERPPVSEIVDIDRDRNPVVTDNTPLNGSSSTGFNYEDILMDDVSDNPLILSGDPEVPFTYLASLSAKWAAMKETDSLVQGKIKCFLTGVKGFQYKKRTTYELQAYVDDGSLISEILIDHDVVQKGIGYSPVEVTAALSSSDTNIVQNMKETMRKFQAFLANFEGVMLVELNRKLSLPLALEMSQGCPKSDAWSLLRRLKSLPPAQALKHFPSDAIVLSP